Proteins from one Streptomyces genisteinicus genomic window:
- a CDS encoding response regulator — translation MTDTTAAPRVRVLVAEDQSAVRAGLVLILGSAPDIEVVGEAADGEEAVRLAGELRPDLVLMDVQMPKLDGVSATREVVSRGLADVLVLTTFDLDAYVFGALRAGAAGFLLKNTEAGALIEAVRTVARGEGTIAPAVTRRLIAEFAAPRPGRAAPDPSVVDVLTRREREVLSCLGRGMSNAEIAERLTMAEATVKTHVSRLLGKLELRSRVQAAVLAQELGI, via the coding sequence ATGACGGACACGACCGCGGCCCCCCGGGTGAGGGTGCTGGTCGCCGAGGACCAGAGCGCGGTGCGCGCCGGGCTGGTGCTGATCCTCGGCAGCGCGCCGGACATCGAGGTGGTGGGCGAGGCCGCGGACGGCGAGGAGGCGGTGCGCCTGGCGGGCGAACTGCGGCCGGACCTGGTCCTGATGGACGTGCAGATGCCCAAGCTGGACGGGGTGTCGGCGACCCGCGAGGTGGTCTCCCGGGGACTCGCGGACGTCCTGGTGCTGACGACGTTCGACCTCGACGCGTACGTCTTCGGGGCGCTGCGGGCGGGCGCCGCGGGCTTCCTCCTGAAGAACACGGAGGCCGGGGCGCTGATCGAGGCGGTGCGCACGGTGGCGCGGGGCGAGGGGACCATCGCGCCGGCCGTCACCCGCCGCCTCATCGCGGAGTTCGCCGCGCCGCGCCCGGGCCGGGCCGCGCCCGATCCGTCGGTCGTCGACGTGCTGACCCGGCGGGAGCGCGAGGTGCTGTCGTGCCTGGGGCGGGGCATGTCGAACGCGGAGATCGCGGAGCGGCTGACGATGGCGGAGGCGACGGTGAAGACCCACGTCAGCAGGCTGCTCGGCAAGCTCGAACTGCGCAGCAGGGTGCAAGCGGCGGTATTGGCGCAGGAGTTGGGGATCTGA